From the genome of Archaeoglobus neptunius, one region includes:
- a CDS encoding thiolase family protein produces MRVAVVGFGQTAFRTKRKDKTHPELAFEAINAALEHAGLEFKDIEAVAYGSMDPFDGIYCPERWDATACGLEKPIMKISTGGTTGMTTALAAYEHVASGLFDLTMAVCVQRVGECVDAQPVLNTAVDPIYERYSGLGAIHVASFQATAYMAKYNATEEDLAWVSVKDHKNALKNPYAHIKMDVSVDDVLNSRVVCSPLKLLECCPRSDGAAAVIFASEEIAKKIRDNPAWVVAETTISDSYYLGDRLSFAEWDSLAIAGRRLFRDAGIERPEKDIDVAELYSPFTIQEILELEALGFAEKGEGKEFAREGVTFMDGDIPTNPSGGVLCTNPIGATGLVRFGEAAMQVMGEAKNQVDGAEVALSHAWGGTLQFHTLAVLSSKKKLG; encoded by the coding sequence ATGAGGGTTGCGGTTGTCGGTTTCGGTCAAACCGCATTCAGGACGAAGAGGAAGGATAAAACCCATCCCGAGCTTGCCTTTGAGGCCATTAATGCAGCACTGGAGCATGCGGGATTGGAGTTTAAGGATATAGAAGCGGTGGCTTATGGATCTATGGATCCCTTCGATGGTATCTACTGCCCCGAAAGATGGGATGCCACTGCATGCGGTCTGGAGAAGCCGATAATGAAAATTTCTACAGGTGGAACGACTGGAATGACAACAGCTCTGGCAGCTTACGAGCATGTAGCCAGTGGTTTATTCGATCTGACCATGGCAGTGTGCGTTCAGAGGGTTGGAGAATGTGTGGACGCTCAACCGGTTCTGAATACCGCTGTTGACCCAATATATGAGAGATATTCCGGTTTAGGAGCTATACACGTGGCATCCTTCCAGGCTACCGCCTACATGGCAAAATACAACGCCACAGAAGAGGATCTGGCGTGGGTTAGCGTTAAGGACCACAAAAATGCGCTGAAGAACCCGTACGCACACATCAAAATGGATGTCAGTGTTGACGATGTTCTCAACAGCAGAGTTGTATGCTCTCCATTGAAGCTTCTGGAGTGCTGTCCGAGAAGTGATGGAGCCGCTGCTGTGATTTTCGCTTCAGAAGAGATTGCGAAAAAAATCAGGGACAACCCCGCATGGGTGGTTGCAGAAACCACAATCAGCGACAGCTATTACCTTGGCGACAGGTTGAGCTTTGCGGAGTGGGATTCCTTGGCCATTGCCGGAAGGAGGCTTTTCAGAGATGCGGGTATAGAGAGACCGGAAAAGGACATCGATGTGGCGGAGCTATACTCCCCTTTCACGATTCAGGAGATCTTAGAGCTGGAGGCTCTCGGATTTGCCGAAAAAGGGGAGGGTAAGGAGTTTGCAAGAGAGGGTGTAACCTTTATGGATGGAGATATACCAACCAATCCCTCGGGAGGTGTGCTGTGCACAAATCCGATAGGTGCTACCGGACTGGTGAGATTTGGTGAAGCGGCAATGCAGGTGATGGGTGAGGCGAAAAATCAGGTTGATGGTGCTGAAGTGGCGTTGAGTCATGCGTGGGGTGGAACGCTGCAGTTCCACACCCTTGCCGTGCTGTCATCAAAGAAAAAGCTGGGGTGA